In Methanofastidiosum sp., a single window of DNA contains:
- the crcB gene encoding fluoride efflux transporter CrcB has product MHLLLLIGIGGFIGAVLRYLVSGWVQNGLSYFPLGTLSVNVIGSFFLSVILYLTENKGLFSEETRIFLTIGILGAFTTMSTFSYESFRLLESRETLYLSINIIATVLLTLFAVLFGKIFVLSIWRT; this is encoded by the coding sequence ATGCATCTTTTATTATTAATCGGAATTGGCGGATTTATAGGCGCAGTATTAAGATACTTAGTTAGTGGATGGGTACAAAATGGATTATCTTATTTTCCATTAGGAACTCTAAGTGTCAATGTCATAGGGAGCTTCTTTCTTAGTGTTATATTATATCTTACTGAAAACAAAGGATTGTTTAGTGAAGAAACGAGAATATTTTTAACAATTGGAATATTGGGTGCTTTTACAACTATGTCAACTTTCAGTTATGAATCTTTCCGATTATTAGAAAGCAGAGAAACTTTATATCTTTCAATTAATATTATAGCTACTGTGTTATTGACTTTATTTGCAGTTTTATTTGGAAAGATATTTGTTCTTTCAATATGGAGGACTTAG